The nucleotide window TGCCGGACAACATCAAGGACACCTGGGACAAGCTCGGCATCCCCGAGGCGGAGAAGAACTTCCTCGGCGGAGTGAGCGCCCAGTACGAGTCCGAGGTTGTCTACCACTCCACCCAGAAGCACCTGGAGGACATGGGCGTGATCTTCACGGACATGGACACGGCGCTGCGGGAGCACCCCGACCTGGTCAAGGAGTACTTCGGCACGATCATCCCGGCCAACGACAACAAGTTCGCAGCACTGAACACCGCCGTTTGGTCCGGCGGGTCCTTCATCTGGGTTCCCAAGGGCGTCTCGGTGGAGGTTCCGCTACAGGCATACTTCCGGATCAACCAGGAGAACATGGGCCAGTTCGAGCGGACCCTGATCATCTGCGAGGACGAGTCCTGGGTCCACTACGTCGAGGGCTGCTCCGCCCCCACCTACTCCAGCGACTCGCTGCACTCCGCAGTCGTTGAGATCGTGGTCAAGGACAACGCCCGCTGCCGCTACACCACCATCCAGAACTGGTCGAACAACGTCTACAACCTGGTGACCAAGCGTGCGGTTGCGCACCGCAACGCCACCATGGAGTGGATCGACGGCAACCTTGGATCCAAGGTGACCATGAAGTACCCGGCGGTCATCCTGGCCGGCGAAGGCGCCAAGGCGGAGATCCTTTCGGTGGCCTACGCGGGCACCGGCATGCACCTGGACGCCGGCGCCAAGGTTACCCACGTCGCACCCAACACCCAGTCCACCATCGTCTCCAAGTCCATCTCCAAGGACGGCGGACGGGCAGGCTACCGGGGACTGGTCCGGATCGACGACGGCGCCACTCATGCCCGTTCGACGGTTCGTTGTGATGCGCTGATCCTCGACGAGGACTCACGCTCCGACACCTACCCCTACAACGAGATCGAAGAGGAGACCGGGTCGGTCGGCCACGAGGCCACCGTGTCCAAGGTCGGCGACGAGCAGCTGTTCTACCTGCAGAGTCGCGGCATCGACGAGACCGAGGCCATGAGCCTCATCGTTCGAGGCTTCATCGAGCCGATCACCAAGGAGCTGCCACTTGAGTACTCGGTTGAGCTCAACCGGCTGATCCAACTGCAAATGGAGGGGTCCATAGGCTAGGGCGGTTATTTGTAGTAACTCCCGG belongs to Actinomycetota bacterium and includes:
- the sufB gene encoding Fe-S cluster assembly protein SufB, yielding MAIEQFDPVLAENEAVRKIQGTYKYGWHDATSYDEAPSRGLSHQVIDMISDRKNEPDWMRANRHKALDYFYRRPMPTWGADLSDIDFDNIFYYIKPTGKVTKWEDMPDNIKDTWDKLGIPEAEKNFLGGVSAQYESEVVYHSTQKHLEDMGVIFTDMDTALREHPDLVKEYFGTIIPANDNKFAALNTAVWSGGSFIWVPKGVSVEVPLQAYFRINQENMGQFERTLIICEDESWVHYVEGCSAPTYSSDSLHSAVVEIVVKDNARCRYTTIQNWSNNVYNLVTKRAVAHRNATMEWIDGNLGSKVTMKYPAVILAGEGAKAEILSVAYAGTGMHLDAGAKVTHVAPNTQSTIVSKSISKDGGRAGYRGLVRIDDGATHARSTVRCDALILDEDSRSDTYPYNEIEEETGSVGHEATVSKVGDEQLFYLQSRGIDETEAMSLIVRGFIEPITKELPLEYSVELNRLIQLQMEGSIG